The genome window ACGTTCGTGATCGCCATAGACGGTGCGCATCTGCCCCGGCCATGAATCCGAGATCACGAGCAAGCCTTCGCACGCGCCTTCGAGAACATTGCCGAGCGGATCGACGATTTCGGGCGCGACGCCGAAGAAGGGCCGCGTCGCCGAGCCGGGCTTCAGATCAATCGCGCCGGGCAATGGCGAGATCAGCACGCCGCCCGTTTCCGTCTGCCACCATGTGTCGACGATCGGGCAGCGGCCCTCGCCGACGACGCGGTGATACCATTCCCAGGCTTCAGGATTGATCGGCTCGCCGACGGAGCCGAGCAGACGAAGCGACTTGCGGCTGGTCTTTTTCACCGGCGCTTCGCCTGCCGCCATCAGCGCGCGAATGGCGGTCGGCGCCGTGTAGAAAATATCGACCTTATGTTTGTCGACGATTTCCCAGAAGCGCGACACGCTCGGATAATTCGGCACGCCTTCGAACATCAGCGTCGTCGCGCCATTGGCGAGCGGCCCGTAGAGAATATAGCTGTGGCCGGTCACCCAGCCCACATCCGCCGTGCACCAATAGACGTCGCCCTCACGATAGTCGAAGACGAGTTCATGAGTGAGCGATGTGTAAACGAGATAGCCGCCGGTCGTATGCAGCGCGCCCTTCGGCTTGCCGGTCGAGCCTGACGTATAGAGGATGAACAGCGGATCTTCCGCGTCCATCTCCGCATAGGGACAATCGGCGGAAACGCGCGCGGCTTCTTCCTCATAGCGGAAGTCGCGGCCGGGCTGCATGTCGATCTCGCCGCCGGTGCGCGTGACGACAATGACCGTCGTCGCGGAAACCTTGTCGAGCGCCGCGTCGACATTGGCTTTCAGCGGAATCTTCTTGCCGCCGCGCAGGCCTTCGTCGGCGGTGACGATGACCTTTGATTCAGCGTCCGCAATGCGCCCCGCGAGCGAGTCCGGCGAGAAGCCGCCGAACACCACCGAATGAACGGCGCCGATCCGCGCGCAGGCGAGCATGGCGAAAGCGGCCTCGGGAATCATCGGCAGATAGATGGTGACGCGGTCGCCTTTTTTGACGCCATGTTTCTTGAGCACATTGGCGAAGCGGCAGACTTGCTCATGCAGTTCGGCGTAAGTGATGTGGCGGCAAACGGAAGGATCGTCGCCCTCCCAGATGATCGCGGTTTGATGCGCGCGCGCCGGCAGATGCCGGTCGATGCAATTCATCGCGACATTGGTCGTGCCGTCCTCGAACCAGCGTATCGAGACATTATGCGTGTCGAAGCTCGTGCGCTTCACGTTCGAGAAGGGCGTGATCCAGTCGATGCGCTGCGCCTGCTCGGCCCAGAAGCCGTCCGGGTCTTTGATGGAGCGTTCGTAGAGCCGGCGATAGGCCTCTTGGTCGACGCGCGCGCGCTTTTTCCAGTCATCGGAGACGGGGTAGATTTTTTGCGACATTCGTTTCTCCATCGACGCATTCCGTAAACGCCCGCCCGTCATGGCCGGGCTTGTCCCGGCCATCCACGTCTTATGGCGACGCCAAGTGCGGGCATGACGCGGAAAGGGGACGCTTACCGGCACGGAATGGGGAGCGTTCATCCTTTGCGGGCGCGGGCGAGCTCCACATTATGCTGCATGCGCTGAACCATCAGCCGCATCAGGTAAAAGCCGAATTGCGGCGTCTGCGCCGCGAGCTGCAAGAGATCGTCATAGCGCACGCAGAGAAGCTCGACGTCGGTCGCGGCGACCGCGGTGGCGGTGCGGCGGTTTTCATTGGTGAACATGCCCATCTCGCCAAAAAGCGCGCCGGGCTTCAGCGTGACGTCGGGCTCGCGCAGATGGATTTCGCCCCGCACCAGGAGATAGGCTTCCTCGGACAGATCGCCGAGGCGATGCAGGACGAAGCCTTCGGAAAGCTTTATGGGCCGCATATAGGGACGCAGCCATTCGAAATCGAAATCCTCGGAGGCGGCGGCGCGAATGTCCTGGACAAGCCGCCGGATCTGCCGGAGCCGCACGATGTTGACCGGGACCAGAAAGGCGTTGAGGGCGAAGAGCGGGTAGAGACCCTTGAGAAAGAAGTAGGCGGCGAACAGCGCATTGGCGAGGATCGCCGCGATCCGCAGCGGAATCATGGTGTTCGACACATAAACGAACACGCTCGCCGCCGCGGCGAGATAGCCGATCGCTTCGATGATCAAACCGTTCAGCGTCGTGGGCAGCGTGATGGGCAGCATCATGGCGAGATCGCTCGGACTTCAGCTTCGCCCAACACCTTTAGCAGAAGACTTTGTAATAATGCGAGGGCCGGAACACGCGGCCGCTCCGGGCGTTTGCAAAGGTCTACGGACGTGGAGCAGGAAACGCCATGACGCAGTCCGCCAGCATTCGTCCCGTCCGCGCCCGGGCTGCTTTTCCGACCGCCGCCGCGATCATTCTTGGCGTCGGGCTTGGCGTTTTCTTTGATGGAATCGTTCTTCATCAGCTGTTGCAATGGCATCATCTGGTCAGCAACTGGAGCCCCGCCGCGACTGTCGAGGGCATGGAATTCAACACCTATTGGGACGGGATGTTGCACAGTTTCGCTTATGTCTGCGTCGGCGTGGGGCTGTTTTCTCTTTGGCGCGCCTCGCGCCGCGCCGGCGGCATGTGGTCCGGCCGGCGGCTGGCGGGCGCGCTGCTGATCGGCTGGGGCGGATTCAACCTCTACGACGGCGTCATCAACCACCTTGTCCTCGGCATTCATCATGTGAATGAACGAGTCGATCGCGCCCAGTGGCCGATCTATGACGCGGGCTTCATCATCTGGGGCGCCGCGATGTTGCTGGCCGGCGTTCTGCTGCTGCGCGGCGCGCGGCGGGAGACGGCGCCGCAGGAGGCTTGAGCCGCGCCTAGGTCCGTTTGGCGCTTTGCCCTTGCTGCGGCGATTTGGTAAAGGGCGCTAGACTTCCTCGCGCCACACCGAAAGAAACATGGACAAATTCACCACGCTGACGGGCGTCGCGGCGCCGTTGCCGATCATGAACGTCGATACGGACATGATCATCCCGAAGCAGTATCTCAAAACCATCCAGCGCACCGGCCTCGGCAAGGGCCTGTTTTCGGAGATGCGCTATCGCGACGACGGTTCCGAGAATCCCGATTTTGTCCTGAATCAGCCGGCCTACCGCAACGCCCGCATCCTCGTCGCCGGCGACAATTTCGGCTGCGGCTCGTCGCGCGAACACGCGCCCTGGGCGCTGCTCGACTTCGGAATCCGCTGCATCATTTCGACGAGCTTCGCCGATATTTTCTATAATAATTGCTTCAAGAACGGGATCTTGCCGATCGCGGTCGGCGAGGCCGAGCTCGACAGGCTGATGGACGACGCCAAGCGCGGCGCGAACGCCACCCTGACCGTCGACCTGACGGCGCAGGAGATTCGCGGGCCGGACGGCGGCGTGATCACATTCGACATCGATCCCTTTCGCAAGCACTGCCTGCTGAACGGTCTCGACGACATTGGGCTGACTCTGCAGAAAGCCGACAAGATCGACGAGTATGAAAAGCAGGCTGCGGCGCAGCGCCCTTGGGCTTGACCGCGACCCAGCGCCGCAGCGCGGCGCCGGGTTCATGTTTCCGAAGCGGCGCTTATGGGATAGAGCACCCCTGACGGGGCGGCGAGCGTCGCTTCCAACCGCTGAACGCCCAGAGCGACGGACAAGGCGCGCTTGAGTTATCTTTCCGCCCTTTCCCTGCGTTTTCGCGCCGCCGGCCAGTCGCTGGCGCGGCTCGCCCAGGGCGTGAGCCGCTCGCGGAAGCCCGACGACATCGCCGAAGGCCAATGGCGTGACGCCGGCGCCCAAAGCTTAGGCGCCGATTCCGAGGAGGCGGCGCGCGACGCAAGCTTCTGGGGACCCGCGCCGACGAACGAACAGGCCGAGCCGCCGGCCTTCGCGCCGGGCTCCGCCTATCGGGAACCCGCCGGATTCGACGGCCAGGGCCTGCTTTCGATCCACAATCTGGCGAAGTCCTATAAAGCGCGTCGCGTCGTCGAAGACGTGAGCCTGCATGTGGCGCGCGGCGAGGCGGTCGGGCTGCTGGGCCCCAACGGCGCCGGCAAGACCACGGTTTTTTATATGATCACCGGGCTGGTGAAGCCCGACAAGGGCGTCATCTCGCTCGACGGCTATGATGTGACGCCGCTGCCGATGTATCGCCGCGCGCGGCTCGGAATCGGCTATCTGCCGCAGGAGGCGTCGGTGTTCCGGGGCCTCTCGGTCGAGGACAATATCCGCGCCGTGCTCGAGATCACGCAGCCCGACGCCAAAAAGCGCGAGGAGGAGCTGGAGGCGCTTCTCGAAGAGTTCCGCCTCACCCGCATGCGCCACACGCCCGCCGTGGCGCTTTCCGGCGGCGAACGGCGCCGCTGCGAGATCGCCCGCGCGCTCGCCGGCCATCCGTCCTTCATGCTGCTCGACGAGCCTTTCGCCGGCATTGACCCGATCGCCGTGGGCGGCATTCAGGACCTCGTGCGGCATTTGAAAGCGCGCGGCATTGGCGTGCTCATCACCGACCACAGCGTTCGCGAGACTTTGGGCCTCACCGACCGCGCCTACATCATCTACAACGGCCATGTGCTGACCGAAGGAACGCCTGACGAAATCGTCGCCAATCCGGACGTTCGGCGCATTTATCTTGGCGAAGATTTCCGCATGTAGCGCTGCAGGCGCCGTTCCTTCAGAGACGGCGCCTTCGCGCTGGCGCGTTCAAGCTTGTTTCGCGCGGCGGCGAAGCCGCGTCCCGCAGCGCCAGGGTTGCGCTCTCCGCGCCCGACGGGCGTTCTCCCAGAAGGGTCGCCTGTCGCCCGTTCGGGAGCGGGGGCAAGTCGTCGCATGCGACAGATTGGTGATTAAGGCTTGGGCGGTTTGCTCGGCGGCGCGCTGCTTTTTTGGCCCTGTGCGCGCGGGCCCGAAGTGATATAAGCAAGAACCGCGCCGCGAAGTGGCGGCCGAAATAGCGTTTCGAGTGGGCCGAGCGAAGATGGCGATTTCCACCAAGTTGATGATGCGTCAGGGCCAAGCCCTGGTGATGACGCCGCAGCTGCTCCAGGCGATCAAGCTGTTGCAGTTTTCCAATTTGGAGCTTGCCGCCTTTTTGCATGATGAGCTTGAGCGCAATCCGCTGCTCGAAGCGCAGGAAGGCGATGGCGGCGATGCGGCCGATCATCCCTCGCAGGGCGCCGAGCCGAGCGGCGCCGAGGCCGTCGACGGGCCGCAGGAGGGCGATTGGGCGCAGCAGGATCTCGCCGTCGACTCCGCGACGCTCTCCGCCGATCTTGGCGCCGACATGAGCAACGCCTTTGAGCCCGAGGGCCCGGCGATCGGAGAGCGGGCGCGCGATGACGCCCCCGACGGCGCCGGACTTTCGGCGACTTCCTGGACCGGCGCCGCCGGCGGCGGGTCGGCCGACGGCGAAGCGCCCAATCTCGAAGCCTATATCGCCGACCGGCAGAATCTCCACGAATATCTCGCCGAACAGCTGGCGCTCGCCTGTCCGGATCCGCGCCACAGAATCATCGGCCAGGCGATCATCGACGCGATCGATGACAGCGGCTATCTGCGGGAGGAGCTTGGCGAGATCGCCGCCCGTCTCGAGGCGGACAGGGCGGAGGCCGAGCGCATTTTGGCGACGATCCAGACCTTCGATCCTTCCGGCGTCGGCGCGCGCGATCTGGCGGAATGCCTCGCGATCCAGCTTAAGGAGCGCGACCGTTATGATCCGGCGATGCAAGCGTTCGTCGCCAATCTTCCGCTCGTCGCGCGCCGCGATTTTGCGCAACTCGCCAAGCTGTGCGGCGTCGACGACGAAGACATCGCCGACATGGCGGCGGAGCTGCGGCGGCTGGAGCCGAAGCCCGGCCGAGCGTTCGGCGGCGCCCCGATTCAGCCGCTCGTCGCCGACGTCATTGTTCGCGCCGCCGCGGACGGCGCCTGGCATGTGGAGCTCAACGCCGACGCGCTGCCGCGCGTATTGGTCAATCACAGTTACGCGGCGCAAATCAGCGGCGTCGCCGCCGGCCCTGCGGACAAGAGCTTCATTTCGAGCTGCCTGCAGAACGCCAACTGGCTGACCAAGAGTCTCGAGCAGAGAGCCCGCACCATTCTACGCGTCGCTTCTGAAATCGTGCGACTGCAGGACGCGTTCCTCACGCATGGCGTCGAACATCTGCGTCCGCTGAACCTGCGCACGGTCGCCGATGCGATCGGCATGCATGAGTCGACGGTCTCGCGGGTGACGTCGAACAAATACATGATGACGCCGCGCGGCGTCTTCGAGCTGAAATATTTCTTCTCCGCGTCGATCGCCACGACGAGCGGCGCCGCCGCGCATTCGGCCGAAGCGGTGCGCTTTCGCATCAAGCAGATGATCGATCGGGAAACGCCCGACGGCATCCTGTCGGACGACGCGATCGTCGAACGGCTGAAGGCGAGCGACATTGAAATCGCGCGGCGCACGGTTGCGAAATACCGCGACAGTTTGCGCATTCCGTCCTCGGTCGATCGCCGCCGCGCCAAGCTTGCGCAGGCGCGCATGACAACCAATTAATTGTCCTATGTCGTCTTCAGGCGCGAAGCTTCGCCGCGGGACGACTCCATTGACTTCGCACGCCGAGGCTTCTAACGCTGCGCGGAATTTCCGCTCTTTGGTTAGATGGCGGGCGATTCGCTGACCCCTCAGGCGGAGTTCCAGGGCGGATGGGGGCGCGTTGGCGGTTGGTCTGACGGCGGCGCGGCAGGCGCGCGGCTGGCCCTTTCCGCGCCGAAACTTCGCTCGCAACGAAAGTTCGGATTGCAAAATGTCTCTCAGGGTTTCCGGCAAGAACATCAACATCGGCGAAGCGCTTCGGGCTCATGTGACGCAGAGGCTTGAGACGGCGGCGTCGAAATATTTCGACGGCCGAGTCAGCGGCCACGTCACCATCTCGCCGGAGGGCTCGGGCTTTCGCGCCGACTGCAACCTGCACCTCGCCTCCGGAATCGTGCTGCAAGCCGACGGCCGCGCACAGGAGCCCTACGCCTCCTTCGATCAGGCGGCGGAACGCATCGAAAAGCGCCTGCGCCGCTACAAGAGCCGGCTTAAGAGCCATCACGAGCATGGCCATGGCGATGGCGCTCAGGCCGAGGTCGTCGCCTATCACGTGCTTGAGGCCCCCGATCCGGAAAATGAGGCGTCGGCGGAGTTCAGCCCCGCGATCATCGCCGAATCCACCACGCAGTTGCGCCGGCTGTCGGTTTCGGCGGCGGTGCTCGACCTCGATCTCACCGGCGCGCCGGTCGTGGTGTTCCGGCACGCCAACACCGGCCGGGTGAATGTCGTCTACCGGCGCGGCGACGAAAATATCGGCTGGATCGACACCCCCGAGTCGGAAGGCGATGCGCGCTGAAGCAAAAACGTCGTGGGACGGCCATAATAACGGCCTCCTCGGCACGTATCTTGCCATTTTCCCACGTCCCTTCGGGTTTGGCGAAAATAGCGAGACGTTGAAATTTCAAGGATGGTCTGGGCCTTCGGCGGCCCTAGACCTCCCATGAGAAGCAGGATGATCGTCGCATGCGGCCAACGGACTTGGTTTCGCCGGATTCGGTTTGCGCCTCGCTGAAGGCCACGACGAAGAAGCACCTTCTCCAGGAGCTCAGCGAGAAGGCCGCGAAGATTTGCGGGCTTCCGGCGCGCGAGATCTTCGATGCGCTGCTTCATCGCGAGCGGCTGGGTTCCACGGGAATTGGCGAAGGCATCGCCATTCCACATGGAAAGCTCGCGAAATTGAAGGGGATTTACGGGGTGTTCGGCCGTCTTGACCGGCCTGTCGACTTCGGGTCCCTTGACGGCGCGCCGGTCGATCTTGTGTTCATGATCCTAACGCCCGAGAGTTCGGGCGCTGATCATCTCAAGGCGCTTGCCTGCGCGGCCCGGATGCTGAGGGAGCAAGGCCTCGTGGCGACGCTCCGCGGAACGCGCGACGACGATGCGCTCTATTCGCTGATCGCACAGCGCTCGAAGCCGTTTGCGGCATAGTAGCGCCGCACCTTAGAGCGGCGCGCTGCGTTTTTGGGCGCCGCCTCCATGCGAGGCGTGTCCGCCTTTGCGGCCGGCTTCCGAAGCGAGCGCATGATCGCGCGAGAAGCTCCGCTTGGCCGGATTCACGCTTTGACCGCCCTTGCGCCCTGCCCGGGCGGCAAGATCGGGGTTCTGCGAGAAACTTCGTTTCTCGTCAGGAACGCTCTGGCCGCCTTTGCGCGCAATGGCCCGCTGCTTTTCGGGATCCATAGACGCAAAGCCACGACTGGATTTTTTATTCTCCTCCATGGGCCGCCTCTCAAAGTTCCCCCAGCGCCTTCGGCTATAACTCGCCGGCTCGGCCAATGTTTCTGGTAGGCGGCGATTTATCTTCGCAGTCTCGAAGGAGCCTCCGCCGGGAAGGCGAGGGCGAAAAAATTTAATGTTTGCAATGAGATCAGAGACTCACATGCCGACCCGCGGCGCGCTTTGTTCGCGGCGTCCGGCGCGTCGCTCAAAAAACAGCGCCTGGCTGATGACGGCCTTGAGGCTTTCGACATTGAAGGGTTTGGCGATAAGAAAGGCCGGCTCGGGCGGCTCGCCGGTCAAAAACCGCTCAGGGTAGGCGGTGACGAAGATCACCGGGATGGAGAGAGAGACGAGGATCTCGTTTACGGCGTCGAGCCCGGAACTGCCGTCCGCGAGTTGAATATCGGCGAGAATCAGTCCCGGGTTGCCGTCTTGGATGGCCGCCACCGCCTCGCCGTGCGTGCGCGGCATGCCGACCACTCGATGTCCCAGCTCCTCGACGATGCTCCTCAGGTCATGGGCGATCAGGGGCTCGTCCTCGATAATCAGCACGTCGGTCGCGATCTGGTCGGCGATCTCGCCGTTCGCCGCCTCGATCAGGGCGCCAGCCTCGACCTCCGAAACCTTTAGAGTCTGACCGATCTGGTCGAGATCGAAGCCTTCGAGCGCCTGCAGCAAAAAGGCTATTCGCGGCTTCAGCGAAATCGCGTCGAGATTGCGTCGACCGTTTTCCGCCAGCGCCCCGGAGCGATCGGTGTGGGCGTTGATCGGCGACGCCGCCCAGACGTCCAGGAACAGACGGTATACAGCGATGCGCAGGTCATCGGAATCTGCGATGCGGTTGGGTTCGGCGACCACCGTTTCGAGAGTGGCCAGCACATAGGCGTCGCCGCCTTCCCGATCGCCGACCAATGCGCGCGCAAAGCGTCTCAAATAGGGAATATGCGCTGAAATTTCCTTTGACGCCGACATGTCTTACAACTCCAGCAGCATCGAGCCTCGCAGAGGAGAGGAGTGCGGGCTAAGCGGATTCAAAACCTGGACAATACGTCAAAACTGCTCGGCATTTTAGGGAACCAATCCTTCAGCGGTGCGTTTTGCCTATCGTCCTTGCGGCGCAGTATAACGCGGCGGCTCCAGAAATCATGCATATTAAAATAGAGGGCTCCATGGGGAATAAGAATCCGGAGAATATAGTTGCGCGCGCGAAAGCAGACGACGACGCTTTCGCAGGCGACGGGCGGTATTCTTCGAGACCGGGCCCTCGCAGGGTGGAGACGTTTGCAGGGTGGGTGATGACACGTGACGAATTCGGCGAGCGTCGCCGAGGAGTAGGGGAGGCGCACTGCGGCGCACAGCCGGCCCAGCGACCGCGGCCGGTGGAATTTCAGGACTCGATCGGAAAGGAACTCCGCAATCTCTATGATGATGTCGTGGCCCAACCGGTTCCCGATCGGTTTCTGAAACTTTTGAACCAACTCGAAACGAATGTGCTATCCTCCCCGGCGACGTTAAGCGCGCCGAGGAAGAGTGAGTGAAGGCAGGCGAAGAAGCGCATTCGGCAGGACAGGGATTGAAGGCTGATCTGATCTCAGCCATCCCGAGCTTGCGCGCGTTCGCTGTGTCGATTTGCGGAAACTCCGATCGCGCCGACGACCTCGTTCAGGAAACGCTGGTCAAGGCCTGGGGCAGCCTCGCGACCTTTTCGGAAGGCACCAATCTCACCGCCTGGCTGTTCACGATCCTGCGCAACATCTACTACAGCGAATTTCGCAAGCGCCGACGCGAGGCCCCCGATCCGGACGGGGTGATCGCCGGACGATTGGTCGCGCCGGAATCGCAGCACGCGCATATGGATTTTCTCGACTTCCGCGACGCGATGCAAAAATTGCCGCTCGATCAGCGCGAGGCGCTGATCCTCGTCGGCGCCTCCGGCATGTCATATGAGGAAGCGGCTCAAATCTGCGGCTGCGCGCCCGGCACGATGAAGAGCCGGGTGAATCGCGCCCGCAATCGGCTCTCAGACCTGATGGCGGCGCCGCCAAGCGCCGAGCCGCGCGAATGGTCCTCGGCCGAGCAGCTCTCCGCAGCCACGCGCGATTGAACGCTGCTCGGAAATGCCGCATAGGGAGGCGCGCGAAACGCCCCTTCCGATGCGAGCGAGCCGATGACCGACGATCACAGAATTGAACGCGACTCCTTCGGCGACATCGCCGTGCCGTCCTGGGCCTATTGGGGCGCCCAGACCGAACGCTCGCGCGAAAATTTTCCGATCGGCGGCGATCGCATGCCGATCGAGATCGTGCATGCGCTGGCGCGAATCAAGCTCGCGGCCGCCAAGGTCAACGCCAGGAAAGGCCTGCTCGAGCCTGAAATCGCCGACGCGATCGTCGCCGCCGCGCGCGAGGTGATCGACGGCAAGCTCGACGAGCATTTTCCGCTCGTCGTCTGGCAGACCGGCTCCGGCACCCAGACCAACATGAACGTCAATGAGGTCATCGCCAATCGCGCCAATGAAACGCTCGGCGCGCCGCGCGGCTCGAAATCGCCCGTTCATCCCAACGACCACGTCAATCTCGGGCAGTCGTCGAACGACAGTTTCCCCACCGCCATTCATATCGCCGGCGCCACGACGATCTCCGGTCGGCTGATTCCCGCCGTCGAGCGGCTGCATATTGCGCTGAACGCCAAGGCGGTGAAATTCGCCGACATCATCAAGATCGGCCGCACCCATCTGCAGGACGCGACGCCGGTGACGCTCGGCCAGGAGTTTTCCGGCTATGCGGCGCAGGCCGAATACGCGGAAAGGCGCATCAGAACGACCCTCGCCGACCTCCTGCAGCTCGCCCAGGGCGGCACGGCGGTCGGCACCGGCGTCAACACGTTCAAGGGCTTTGGCGAAGAGGTCGCGGCCGACATCGCGGAGCAGACCGGACTGCCTTTCGTCTCGGCGCCCAACAAATTCGAGGCGCTCGCCACTCACGACGCCATCGTCTTCGCGCATGGCGCGCTCAACGCGCTGGCGTCGGGCCTCTACAAGATCGCGAGCGACATTCGCCTGCTCGGCTCGGGGCCGCGCGCCGGCCTCGGGGAACTGAGGCTTCCCGAGAACGAGCCCGGCTCGTCGATCATGCCGGGCAAGGTCAATCCGACCCAGGTCGAGTCGCTGACCATGGTGTGCACGCGGGTTTTCGGCAATAATGCGACGATCACCTTCGCCGCCTCGCAGGGCCATCTCGAACTCAATGTGCTGAAGCCGGTCGTCGGCTTCGCGCTGCTCGAATCGACGATCCTGCTCGCCGACGGAATCAATAGTTTCGTCGCGCGCTGCGTCGACGGCATCGAAGCGGATGAGGCCAATATCAAGCGCTTCCTCGATCGCTCGCTGATGCTCGTCACCGCGCTGGCGCCGAAGATCGGCTATGACGCAGCCTCGAAGATCGCCCGCGCCGCGCATAAAAACGGCACGAGTCTCAAGGAAGAGGCGCTCGCGTCCGGCAAGGTGACGGAAGCCGAGTTCGACGCAATCGTGCGGCCGGAGAAGATGCTCGCGCCGAACGCGTGAGCAACCAAAGCAGCTTGCGCAAACACCCTCCCCTTGATGGGGGGTGGCTTGCGCAGCAAGCCGGGTGGGGTGATCGTCTTTTCTATCTCTCGTCTCTTAATGTCACCCCCACCCGCGCTGCTGCGCAGCGCGACCTCCCCCCAATGCAAGTCGGATGTTTCCGACTTGCGTTTTTAGGAAGACCGAAATCGGCTACGCCGATTTTGGTTGGGGGGTGAAACACACGCCGCGTCTTCCCCTCGCCATGCATCCGCACTAGTTTCGGCTCCTCATTGAGGAGCTCAATTCATGGCCGCGATCGAAGCCGTCCTCCAAACGATAGACGCCAATCTCGACGCGTCGAGAGAACGCCTGTTCGATCTCTTGCGCATCCCCTCGGTTTCCACCGATCCGGCCTATCAGGCGCAATGTTTGCGGGCGGCGCACTGGCTCAGGGATCAGCTCAACGGCCTTGGTTACGACGCGCAGGTGCGCGA of Methylocystis sp. SC2 contains these proteins:
- a CDS encoding sigma-70 family RNA polymerase sigma factor, translated to MKAGEEAHSAGQGLKADLISAIPSLRAFAVSICGNSDRADDLVQETLVKAWGSLATFSEGTNLTAWLFTILRNIYYSEFRKRRREAPDPDGVIAGRLVAPESQHAHMDFLDFRDAMQKLPLDQREALILVGASGMSYEEAAQICGCAPGTMKSRVNRARNRLSDLMAAPPSAEPREWSSAEQLSAATRD
- the fumC gene encoding class II fumarate hydratase, giving the protein MTDDHRIERDSFGDIAVPSWAYWGAQTERSRENFPIGGDRMPIEIVHALARIKLAAAKVNARKGLLEPEIADAIVAAAREVIDGKLDEHFPLVVWQTGSGTQTNMNVNEVIANRANETLGAPRGSKSPVHPNDHVNLGQSSNDSFPTAIHIAGATTISGRLIPAVERLHIALNAKAVKFADIIKIGRTHLQDATPVTLGQEFSGYAAQAEYAERRIRTTLADLLQLAQGGTAVGTGVNTFKGFGEEVAADIAEQTGLPFVSAPNKFEALATHDAIVFAHGALNALASGLYKIASDIRLLGSGPRAGLGELRLPENEPGSSIMPGKVNPTQVESLTMVCTRVFGNNATITFAASQGHLELNVLKPVVGFALLESTILLADGINSFVARCVDGIEADEANIKRFLDRSLMLVTALAPKIGYDAASKIARAAHKNGTSLKEEALASGKVTEAEFDAIVRPEKMLAPNA